The Arcobacter sp. CECT 8986 DNA window TTTCCCAAATTGCAGGAAGTAAAATATCTATCATTATAAAATCTCCCAGTTAATATCTTTAGTTTTTAAATAATCACAAACTAACTGTTTTTGACTATCTTCAATATTAATTACAATATTTCCTATAATATGAGTATTTATCTCTTCTAGTTTTCCCCAAACAATATTAAAATCAATATCAAGTTCTCTTGCCATTGATGTAATTAATGATTGGTGAGCACTATCTTTAGGAAAATATATTTTAATATTTACACCCTCATTTGGAACAACTTCATCTTCACCTAAAAAGTGTTTCATTTTTTCGTCAGGTTGTAAAAACAAATCTTCTGTAACATCAAGTCCAATGATATTACCAAACTCTAAAAGTAAAGCTTTTTGTGCAATTTGTTTTACTACTTCCATTTCATGAGTTACTAAAATAATTGTAATATTTAACTCTTGATTAATCTTTTTTAAAAGATTTAAAATTGAAGTTGTAGTATTTGGGTCAAGTGCTGAAGTAGCCTCATCACTTAGTAAAATATCTGGGTCTAAAGTTAAAGCTCTTGCTATTGCAACTCTTTGTTTTTGTCCACCACTTAGCTCTTTTGGAAAAGAATTTGCTTTGTTTGACAAACCAACTAAGTGTAATAAATCATCTACTTTTTTCTTTATAGTAGAATCATCATAACCCCAAATTTCCATAGGTAAAGCCACATTTTCAAATACTGTTTTTCTTTGAAGTAAAGAAAAGTGTTGAAATATCATACCTATTTTTTTTCTAAACTCATTTAACTGTTTTTTCTTTAAGTTTTTTACTTCATGATTATTTACAACTAATGAGCCTTCTTGATATTCTTCAAGTCCATTTATGCATCTTAATAGAGTAGATTTACCTGCACCACTATGTCCAACAATTGCAAAGATATCACCTTTATCAATAGTTAAATTGATATTATTTAAAACCTTTACATCACCATAGTATTTATTCAGATTTTTAATTTCGACCAATAGTAAACCTTATAATATTTTTAAGTTTGTATAATATAAAAATAGTACTAATAAACCTATTAAATGAAACTTTTTGATAAATTTCTTACTACTATTTTATTTAAAATGATTTTACTATATAAAATATAGTAAAAATCATTTATTATTTTTGTTACTGTTTTTGTTTTCTTAATTTTCTTATATTTTGTAGCATCAAAATAGAAACAATAAATGCCACACAGAAAAAACCTGCAAAAACATAAAGTGTTTGAGAATAACTTCCTGTTACATCTTTAACATTTGAGATAATTAAAGGACCAACTAATCCAGCTGCTGCCCATGCAGTTAAAATATATCCATGAATTGCACCTAACTCTTTAGTTCCAAAGATATCTCCAATATAAGCAGGAATTGAAGCAAAACCTCCACCATAACAACTCATTATAAAGTATAAAATAACTTGGAAAAGTAAAAGTTCTTTTATATTTGGTAAAGCATAAAAAGCTATTGCTTGAGTTACAAAAAATATAACATAAACAACAGGTCTAGTTAAAAAATCTGAAATACTTGCCCAAAAAATTCTACCTGCACCATTAAAAACTCCCATTAGTCCAACAGCTGCAGCTGCTGCTAGTGCACTCATTCCCATAATTTCTTGTAATAGAGGTGAAGCTACTCCAATTATTGCTATTCCACAAGTAATATTTAAAAATAGCATAATCCATAAGCCATAAAATCTTGGTGTTCTTACTGCTTCATCTAATCCCATACTTGATAAATCTTCTTTGATTTTCTTTTTGCCAGATTCTAATTTTTTCTTAAATTTTTTAGGCATATAACCCTCTTTTGGCTTTTGTAAATACATTGCAGAAACAAACATAATTACAAAATATACTGCACCTAAAATAAAAAATGTATTTGAAATACCAACAGAACCAATTAAAAGTTTAATTGCAGGTCCAGAAATTGCAGATGCAAATCCAAATCCCATAATAGCTAATCCAGTTGCCATTCCTCTTTTATCTGGAAACCACTTTACTAAAGTAGATACAGGTGAGATATATCCGATTCCTAATCCACATCCACCTAATACACCATAAAAAAAGTAAAGTAAAAGTTTTGATTCCATTAAGATTGCAAGACCAGAACCAGCAGTTCCAATTCCAAATGCAAATGCAGCAATTGTAGCAGAAACTCTTGGACCATTTTTCTCTACAAATTTTCCCATTAAAGCAGCTGATAGACCTAAGAAAAATATTGCAATACTAAATGCAATAGTAACATCAGTCAAATCCCAATTCATCTGTTTTTGAATAGGTGTAACATATACACTCCATGCATAAACAGAGCCTATACATATATGCACACCAACAGCAGCAAGCGCCATTAGCCAACGATTTTTTTTCATCTAATTCCCCATGTGTGTAGTTGTACAGGGATTTTAGCATAAGATTAATAAAATGAAATATCTAAAAAATTTAAGTTTTATATTTAAAGTAAGTTAAAGTATATTTTATAACTCCTTGAAAAAAGGAGTTATAAATATTTACTCTTTTGAAGCACAACTAGCAGTAAAAATTACGTCAGTTGAAGAGTTAAGTGCAGTTTCTAATGAGTCTTGAACAACTCCAATTACAAATCCAATTGCTACAACTTGTAAAGCAACATCATTTGAAATACCAAACAGTGAACAAGCTAAAGGAATTAATAATAAAGAACCACCAGCAACACCAGAAGCACCACAAGCTGCAAGTGCAGAAACAATACTTAATAAAAGTGCAGTTGGTAAATCAACTGGAATTTGTAAAGTATGAACAGCAGCTAAAGTTAACACTGTAATAGTTACAGCTGCACCTGCCATATTTGTAGTTGCACCTAAAGGAATAGATACAGAATAAGTATTTTCATCTAAATTTAATTTTTTACATAAATTCATATTTACAGGGATATTTGCAGCACTACTTCTTGTGAAAAATGCAGTTACAGCACTCTCTTTAATACAAGTAAAAATTAAAGGGAAAGGGTTTGATTTTGTTTTTATAAATACAATAATAGGATTAATGATAAATGCGATAAAAAGCATAGTTCCAACTAATAAAAGTAAAATTCTTCCGTAACTAAATAGTGCATCGAAACCAGTTTTTGCAAATGTGTTTGCAACCAAACCAAAGATACCAAAAGGAGCAAGTCTAATAATAAATTGAACAATTTTTGTAATTCCTGTTGAGATATCAAAAAATACATTTTTTGTGTCTTCATTACTATAGTGCATGGCTACACCAATTGCGATAGCCCAAACTAAAATTCCTATGAAGTTTCCAGTTTGTAAAGCATGGATTGGATTGTCAACCATATTAAATAAAACAGATTTTAAAACTGAAATAACGCTATCAGGTGGTGTTGTTACAACATTTGCAGCATCAGGTAAAACTAATGCAATTGGAAAAATAAAACTTGCAACAACTGCTGTTAATGCAGCTAAGAACGTACCAATTAAATATAAAATAATTATAGGTTTAATTTTAGTTTGTACACCCATCTCTTTTGTTGCGATTGCTGTAGATACTAAAACAAAAACTAAAATAGGCGCTATTGCTTTTAAAGCACCAACAAAAAGTGTCCCTAAAATAGAAACAGCATTTGCAAAATCTTTTGATACATATCCTGCTAATACACCTAATACAATTCCAATCAGAATTTGTAATACTAAATTACCGTTAAAAAACTTGTAAGCTAAACTATCTTTACGCATAATAATCCTATTCTGAATATAAATAATTTTTATTTATATATGATTTTTTCAAGGCAAGAAGTATATCAAATTTTTATTTTAATTCTAGAATCAAAACGTTTTTTATCCATTTTTATTACATTTTTTAATAAAAATGACATATTTACAACAAAAATCAAATGAAATCATAATGTAACTTTTAAAATATATAATTTTTAAAAGATTAAAAAAGGAGGTTATTATGTTAAAAGCTAGTTTATCATTTATAGCAATAAGTATAATGTTTACAATTAGTGCAGTTTCAACTCTTATTAAAGAGTATATATTTTCTTCAAATGCAAAAATAGCTTCATAAGTGCTATGAAGCTATTATAAAATCAATCTAATCTTTGAAATATCATATTTTTCAGACTTCTTTCATCATCACTTGAAGGAAAGTTTTCCAAGTTATCAACTCTTTTTATATATTTGAACTCTTTTGCAAACTCAGAAAATAAATTTTTAATAAAATTTGTATTAAGTTCTGGAGCATTTAAAGCACTCAAAACAACACAATCATCAGTTGATAAAGATACTAATCTTTTTATTATCTTTTCATAATCTTTTGTTGCTGCAAAACTACCTTTTTGAAAAGATGGAGGATCAATAATAATTAAATCATATGGTCCTAATTTTTTTATTTTACTCCAAGACTTTAAAATATTATGAGGCAAAAATTTCACTTTTTTAGTATCTAGTTTATTTATTAGATGATTTTGTCTTCCTGTTGAGAGTGCATTTTTCGCCATATCAATATTTACAACCTCTTTTGCACCACCTGCAACTGCACAAACACTAAAAGAGCAAGTATAAGAAAAAAGATTTAATACTTTTTTATCTTTTGCATTTTCATATACAAACTCTCTTCCTTTTTTCATATCTGCAAAAAAGCCAATATTTTTATTAGAAAAATTCAATTGGTACTTTAAGCCATTTTCAATTGCAAAAACAGAAGAGTTAAATTCACCTTCTAAAACAATATTTTCATTTTCATATCTTTTTTGAAGAACTAACACTTTAAAGTTATACTCTTTATAAATATTTCTTAAAAAAACAATAACCTCATCTTCA harbors:
- a CDS encoding methionine ABC transporter ATP-binding protein, whose translation is MVEIKNLNKYYGDVKVLNNINLTIDKGDIFAIVGHSGAGKSTLLRCINGLEEYQEGSLVVNNHEVKNLKKKQLNEFRKKIGMIFQHFSLLQRKTVFENVALPMEIWGYDDSTIKKKVDDLLHLVGLSNKANSFPKELSGGQKQRVAIARALTLDPDILLSDEATSALDPNTTTSILNLLKKINQELNITIILVTHEMEVVKQIAQKALLLEFGNIIGLDVTEDLFLQPDEKMKHFLGEDEVVPNEGVNIKIYFPKDSAHQSLITSMARELDIDFNIVWGKLEEINTHIIGNIVINIEDSQKQLVCDYLKTKDINWEIL
- a CDS encoding L-lactate MFS transporter, with the translated sequence MKKNRWLMALAAVGVHICIGSVYAWSVYVTPIQKQMNWDLTDVTIAFSIAIFFLGLSAALMGKFVEKNGPRVSATIAAFAFGIGTAGSGLAILMESKLLLYFFYGVLGGCGLGIGYISPVSTLVKWFPDKRGMATGLAIMGFGFASAISGPAIKLLIGSVGISNTFFILGAVYFVIMFVSAMYLQKPKEGYMPKKFKKKLESGKKKIKEDLSSMGLDEAVRTPRFYGLWIMLFLNITCGIAIIGVASPLLQEIMGMSALAAAAAVGLMGVFNGAGRIFWASISDFLTRPVVYVIFFVTQAIAFYALPNIKELLLFQVILYFIMSCYGGGFASIPAYIGDIFGTKELGAIHGYILTAWAAAGLVGPLIISNVKDVTGSYSQTLYVFAGFFCVAFIVSILMLQNIRKLRKQKQ
- the sstT gene encoding serine/threonine transporter SstT codes for the protein MRKDSLAYKFFNGNLVLQILIGIVLGVLAGYVSKDFANAVSILGTLFVGALKAIAPILVFVLVSTAIATKEMGVQTKIKPIIILYLIGTFLAALTAVVASFIFPIALVLPDAANVVTTPPDSVISVLKSVLFNMVDNPIHALQTGNFIGILVWAIAIGVAMHYSNEDTKNVFFDISTGITKIVQFIIRLAPFGIFGLVANTFAKTGFDALFSYGRILLLLVGTMLFIAFIINPIIVFIKTKSNPFPLIFTCIKESAVTAFFTRSSAANIPVNMNLCKKLNLDENTYSVSIPLGATTNMAGAAVTITVLTLAAVHTLQIPVDLPTALLLSIVSALAACGASGVAGGSLLLIPLACSLFGISNDVALQVVAIGFVIGVVQDSLETALNSSTDVIFTASCASKE
- a CDS encoding class I SAM-dependent methyltransferase, which codes for MIELLTKIVKNNLEDKTEEFKRVFHGRGNFYNCYNFLTIDSIDEVLFATIFEKQEKSIEDEVIVFLRNIYKEYNFKVLVLQKRYENENIVLEGEFNSSVFAIENGLKYQLNFSNKNIGFFADMKKGREFVYENAKDKKVLNLFSYTCSFSVCAVAGGAKEVVNIDMAKNALSTGRQNHLINKLDTKKVKFLPHNILKSWSKIKKLGPYDLIIIDPPSFQKGSFAATKDYEKIIKRLVSLSTDDCVVLSALNAPELNTNFIKNLFSEFAKEFKYIKRVDNLENFPSSDDERSLKNMIFQRLD